The genomic segment CATCGGGTTGCCGAATGCGTCGTGCCAAATCGGCATAGCTGATGGTTTGGCCAAAAGGGATGCGGCACAATTCTTCCCACACGCGCTGCTGAAAAGGTGTCCCTTGCAAATCGAGCGGCAAATCAAACTGTTTGCGAGTGCTTTCAAAATATTCTGTCAGTTGCTTCACCGCTTCATGCAACAGGTGATGGGCAGTAGGCGGCTGGCAGTAAGCAAGATGTTCGCGGCTGTTGAGCGGCGCTATGCTCAGTTCACAAATGCCTGTATCGGTGGCGCTGATGAGCATATCACCAATGGGGGAATGATAGCAGGCAGTTATTTTTTCCATCGTACTATTGGCCATACAATTCTAGATAGCGCTGCATTTCAGCGGCTATTTCCTTTGCTTTTTTGCCGGCTTCTTTGTCAAAATCGCTGCCGTCGGAGGCATAAATAATGGCACGTGAGGAATTGACAAGCAAGCCGCCGTCTTTTGTCAGCCCTGCGCGGGAGACCGCCTGCAAATCTCCTCCCTGCGCACCGTAGCCGGGCACAAGCAGAAAATGCTCGGGTGCAAAACTGCGTATTTCTGCCAAATATTCGGCCTGCGTTGCGCCCACAACAAACATCAGTTGCTCGGGAGTAGCCCACTGCATGGCACGCTCCATCACCACGCGATACAGCGGATGCCCCTCGGGTGAAACGCTGAGTTGCTGAAAATCGCGGCTGCCGTCGTTGGAAGTCAGCGCCAGCAAAATCACCCATTTGCCTTCATAGCCCAAAAATGGCTGCACTGAGTCGCTGCCCATGTAGGGGGCTACGGTTACCGAATCAAATGCATATTGTTCAAAAAAAGTGCGGGCATACATGGCCGATGTATTGCCGATATCGCCGCGTTTGGCATCGGCAATGGTAAAAATATTTTTCGGTATGTACTCCACCGTGCGGGCAAGGCTCTCCCACCCTGCCGCGCCGAGGCTTTCATAAAATGCTAAATTGGGCTTATAAGCCACGCAATAGTCGGCCGTAGCATCAATAATGCGTCGGTTAAAGGCAAATACAGGGTCTTTTTCACCTCGCACCGATGCGGGCAGTTTTCTGATGTCTGTATCAAGCCCTACACAGAGGTAGCTGCCTTTACTGAAAATCTGTTCTTTGAGCGCTTGGCGATTCACTTTCTTTCTTTGGTAACGGTTTGTTTGACGGAAGCAAGCAATGGAGCAAATTAAGCGCATTGCACACGTGCGCGAGTACGGCAGATGACACGGTTTTTAATCCGAAATGCCGATTTCATTATACAAAAAAGCGCAAGCCATTTGCAATTTTTTTCGTGTAAGCTATTGAAAAAGAAGCATTTAAACTTGACAAGCCCTAAATCCCGTCAGGTTTGTGTATAAAATGATGCTACTGCTGTGCAGCAGCTGCTTCGTAATCTTCGTTGTACAGCACCTGCAAAATCGTTTTCCCGACGGCATACAGCGTTTCTTTGCTGATGATGTCCATGTTGTCATTGTGCGTATGCCAGAAACTGCCAAATGCACCGTTTTCGTATTGGATGATATCAATCATCGGAATACCCGCCAACTGATTGATATACAGGTGGTCATCAATCAGCGAAGCAGTAGATTCATAAACAAAGTGCTTCCCGAAACCAAGTTGTCGGGCAGTATCCCATACTTTTTTCACTACCGTAGGCGCGTACTCCATCGAGTGGCCTTCCAGCAGAAAACGGGCGTTGGCAGCGCCCACCATATCTAACAAAATGCCGTAGTAGGCCGAATAGCCTTCTTTATGCTTGTTTTTTGCCCAATACTGTGAGCCAAGGCACCAACTGTCTTTTTTGAAAGCAACTTGTTGCTCATCTTCGGGCTGTCCGTAGTCCTCGCTGTCAAAAAGAATGATGTCAATACCTATATTCTTGATTTTCAAGCTGTCCTGAGCTATTACGCGTGCAATTTCCAACAATACGCCTACGCCGCTTCCGCCGTCATTGGCTCCGTTGATGGGTTCACGGCGGCGGCTTTTGTCTTCATCCATATCTGCATAGGGGCGCGTGTCCCAATGCGCACCCAAAAGGATTCTGCGCTTTGCTTCGGGGTTGTAAGAGGCAATGATATTACGCGATTTGAGGATAGTTCCGTTGTAGGCAATTGCCTCAAAGTCTTGCGATTGCACCTCCCAACCATAACGTCGGAATGTGGCCAAAAACATCTCCGCAGCTTTTCTGTGCGGCTCGGTGTTCGGAACACGAGGCCCAAGCGCTACCTGTTGTTCTATGAAGCGATAGGCTGTATCGGGATTAAATTCAGGGATGGGCTGTAAAGTAATGCGCGGCTCTTCGGCCGTGTTGCTTTCTGTCGGTGTTTCTTTACAGGCAAAGGTCATAAAAAGTAAGATGCTGCCAATGAGCAAGTTTTGTAAGCGAATACCTTTAACAAGCGGGATAAAATTCATATGTCGGGACTTTCAGCATGGTAAGCCGCCCATCTAACAGCCATTTGAAAATGAAGGTTTTATGCGGCGGATTGAATAGATTTCCATGCAAACTTAGTACACTTTGTATGAATAAAGAAAACCGCCGCCGCTTTCTGTTTCGTTTACCTGCCATTATCAGTGCCACGACGCTATTGAGCAGTGCCCGACGCAAACCCGCAATGCGCTATGATGTGCTCGTTATTGGTGCGGGTTCGGCAGGTATGCCTTGTGCCATTGCAGCGGCTGAACGCGGGCTGAGGGTATTGGTGGTAGAAAAAGACAGCAAAATCGGCGGGACACTCAACATTACCGCCGGACAAATGAGTGCCGCCGGAACACGACTCCAACGCAGCAAAGGCATTACAGACAGCCCCGAGGAGCATTTTAAAGAAGTCATGCGATTGAGCAACGACACAGCAGACCCCGCCATCGTGAGGCTGGCCGTTACAGAAGCCCCGCGCCTGATAGACTGGCTGGAAAGCATAGGCTACCCGATGGCCGATGAAGCACCGGCAGTAGTTTATAACCATCCTGCTTACAGCCGTGCCCGCACCTATTGGGGCAAAACCGATTACAACCCCGCCAAACCCGGTGAAGATGCAGGCAAGTCGCTGTTAAAAACGCTGCTGCCGCTTTGGGAAAAACATTTGCAAAGCGGGCATATCGTACTATTGCCGGAAACTACTTTACGCCGTCTGACAGTTCAATCAGGCAAAGTGCGCGGCGCAGTTGTGCAGCACAAAAACGGTCGCACGGAAAAGGTATTTGCCCGCAATACCGTATTAGCTACCGGTGGCTATGCTGCCAACCCCGCTTTTTTCCGGCAGGTAACGCCAAACGTGAAGCGCCTAATCAGCAGTGCTCGTGTCAGTTCGCAGGGAGAAGGTATTCAGGCGGCAATGGAAATAGGGGCTGCTTTCCGCAATGCAGAAAAACACGGCGTTACGATTGGCGGAATAGAACTGCAACCGCAGTCGGGGCGTGCCGATTTTTGGACGGCATGGGCCAGAATTTCTACCCCCGCAACAAGAGCGCCCCGCGAGATATATGTCAATGCTAACGGGCAGCGCTTTATGGCCGAAGATGAACCTGAGGTGGACAGGCGCGAAAAAGCCATCGCCGCGCAACCCGACCAAAAGTGCTGGCTGATTTTTGACGAAACGGCACTCACGGCAGGAGCATCCCTTGTTCTGCCATGGTCTGTCGGAAAAATCCGTGAGGAAGCCGAAAAAGGGCAGTGCCTTTGGAAAGCCGATACCATTCGTGAACTGGCACAAAAAACAGGACTGCCCGAAAATGCTTTGATGAACAGC from the Rhodoflexus caldus genome contains:
- a CDS encoding methylated-DNA--[protein]-cysteine S-methyltransferase, which translates into the protein MEKITACYHSPIGDMLISATDTGICELSIAPLNSREHLAYCQPPTAHHLLHEAVKQLTEYFESTRKQFDLPLDLQGTPFQQRVWEELCRIPFGQTISYADLARRIRQPDAVRAVAAANGRNPVWVIVPCHRVIGADGNLTGYAGGLWRKEWLLNHEHLNGVYRQLSMF
- the pyrF gene encoding orotidine-5'-phosphate decarboxylase; this translates as MNRQALKEQIFSKGSYLCVGLDTDIRKLPASVRGEKDPVFAFNRRIIDATADYCVAYKPNLAFYESLGAAGWESLARTVEYIPKNIFTIADAKRGDIGNTSAMYARTFFEQYAFDSVTVAPYMGSDSVQPFLGYEGKWVILLALTSNDGSRDFQQLSVSPEGHPLYRVVMERAMQWATPEQLMFVVGATQAEYLAEIRSFAPEHFLLVPGYGAQGGDLQAVSRAGLTKDGGLLVNSSRAIIYASDGSDFDKEAGKKAKEIAAEMQRYLELYGQ
- a CDS encoding M28 family peptidase; translation: MNFIPLVKGIRLQNLLIGSILLFMTFACKETPTESNTAEEPRITLQPIPEFNPDTAYRFIEQQVALGPRVPNTEPHRKAAEMFLATFRRYGWEVQSQDFEAIAYNGTILKSRNIIASYNPEAKRRILLGAHWDTRPYADMDEDKSRRREPINGANDGGSGVGVLLEIARVIAQDSLKIKNIGIDIILFDSEDYGQPEDEQQVAFKKDSWCLGSQYWAKNKHKEGYSAYYGILLDMVGAANARFLLEGHSMEYAPTVVKKVWDTARQLGFGKHFVYESTASLIDDHLYINQLAGIPMIDIIQYENGAFGSFWHTHNDNMDIISKETLYAVGKTILQVLYNEDYEAAAAQQ
- a CDS encoding FAD-dependent oxidoreductase, producing MNKENRRRFLFRLPAIISATTLLSSARRKPAMRYDVLVIGAGSAGMPCAIAAAERGLRVLVVEKDSKIGGTLNITAGQMSAAGTRLQRSKGITDSPEEHFKEVMRLSNDTADPAIVRLAVTEAPRLIDWLESIGYPMADEAPAVVYNHPAYSRARTYWGKTDYNPAKPGEDAGKSLLKTLLPLWEKHLQSGHIVLLPETTLRRLTVQSGKVRGAVVQHKNGRTEKVFARNTVLATGGYAANPAFFRQVTPNVKRLISSARVSSQGEGIQAAMEIGAAFRNAEKHGVTIGGIELQPQSGRADFWTAWARISTPATRAPREIYVNANGQRFMAEDEPEVDRREKAIAAQPDQKCWLIFDETALTAGASLVLPWSVGKIREEAEKGQCLWKADTIRELAQKTGLPENALMNSIAQYNEAVQKGNDELFGRKNLQFPVQQAPFYALLTYGFCLVSFGGLHTNGALQVLNKAGKPIKGLYAVGEILGAGATTGNVFCGGMLLTPAVALGRWLGEKLT